From Actinomycetota bacterium:
CTGGTTCGATTGCGCCGGAACCGAGGCGGTACCAGGCGATCACGTCATTGTCGATACCGATCGGGGGCTTGAGCTGGGCACTGTGGTCGACGAGCGCCATCACTCCTGTGCCGAGAAGGCCGCCGATGCGTTCAAGCCGATCGTGCGGCTGGCTACCGCCGAGGATTTAC
This genomic window contains:
- a CDS encoding stage 0 sporulation protein, translating into MPAPIAVRVRSVPRVVWFDCAGTEAVPGDHVIVDTDRGLELGTVVDERHHSCAEKAADAFKPIVRLATAEDL